In one Brevibacillus composti genomic region, the following are encoded:
- a CDS encoding endonuclease/exonuclease/phosphatase family protein has protein sequence MLRFVSYNIHSGRDLFWRRRLLEMGETLQALQPDFIGLQEIHQNSRYGFQATYLAEALQYQLAFSPSLAIADGYYGNALLSRLPLTAIASVPLPARQEKRSLLQASSTYESQSIQIWVTHCSLHQASRERQLTLLRRLAEEYNDAPLLLMGDFNMTGASFAPWLIDCARACGLERKPTLPSIRRRIDYMFASPHWRIANYETIPVRWSDHFPILTDLELAHSTPRE, from the coding sequence ATGCTGCGCTTTGTCAGCTACAATATCCACAGCGGAAGAGATTTGTTTTGGCGCAGGCGATTGCTCGAAATGGGAGAGACGCTTCAAGCCCTGCAGCCCGATTTCATCGGATTGCAAGAAATCCATCAGAACAGCAGATACGGCTTTCAGGCTACCTACCTGGCTGAAGCGCTGCAGTACCAATTGGCCTTCTCCCCTTCCTTGGCCATTGCTGACGGCTATTATGGAAATGCCTTGCTCTCCCGCCTTCCCTTGACAGCCATAGCCTCAGTACCGCTTCCCGCACGCCAGGAGAAGCGGTCGCTGCTTCAAGCGTCGAGTACGTATGAGTCACAGTCCATTCAAATCTGGGTGACCCATTGCAGCCTCCATCAAGCCAGTCGCGAAAGGCAGCTCACGCTCTTGCGGAGGCTGGCCGAGGAATACAACGACGCTCCTCTGCTGCTCATGGGGGATTTCAACATGACCGGGGCTTCCTTCGCTCCGTGGCTCATAGATTGCGCGCGGGCTTGCGGTCTCGAGCGGAAGCCGACCCTCCCCTCAATCCGGCGTCGCATTGACTATATGTTTGCTTCCCCACACTGGCGGATCGCCAACTATGAAACCATCCCTGTCAGATGGTCCGATCACTTTCCCATTCTCACTGACCTGGAACTGGCACATTCAACTCCTCGAG